Genomic DNA from Hymenobacter jejuensis:
GCGCAATTGGTGCAGAAACTCCTGCCCGGCCTGAGTGAGGGTGTAGTACTTGCGGGGTGGCCCGGACGTCGACTCCTTCCAGGTGTAATCCAGCAAGCCGGCGTTTTTGAGGCGCGTGAGGAGCGGATACAGCGTGCCTTCTACCACGATCATGCGGGCAGAGGTAAGCTCTTCCAGCATATCCGACGCGTAGACCTCGCCGCGGGCAATGATTTCCAGGATGCAGAACTCAAGGATGCCCTTCCGCATCTGCACTTGGGTGTTCTCTACTTTCATGGGCTAAGGCAGATATCGGTGAAGAATGAGACAAAGATAATAGAAGGTACTATGTAACGCAAGGTACTAGCGAAAAATATTTTTGGTTTCGTTTAGGACGGTCTTTTTGTTGAATTGGACTTAGGAAGGGAATATGCAGTAGCAGGGCATTTTGTGTTAAACAAAGGCCGCTGACGCGCAAAA
This window encodes:
- a CDS encoding PadR family transcriptional regulator, whose protein sequence is MKVENTQVQMRKGILEFCILEIIARGEVYASDMLEELTSARMIVVEGTLYPLLTRLKNAGLLDYTWKESTSGPPRKYYTLTQAGQEFLHQLRLTWEEVQDSIRIIRQKPHSNGSGTVELL